One Capsicum annuum cultivar UCD-10X-F1 chromosome 2, UCD10Xv1.1, whole genome shotgun sequence genomic window carries:
- the LOC107858043 gene encoding uncharacterized mitochondrial protein AtMg00810-like, whose product MAILLLYVDDILLTASSNSLLKSLIQTLKSEFSMNDLGLVTYFLGISIVARNGGYFLCQSKYVKDLLSRVNLLSSKSVSTPLSPKSLLHSEDSPSFSDPTLYRSLVGGLQYLTFIRPDIVFAVNQVSQFMHSPLAIHYTVVKRILRYLQGSVDHGLFIPGGSTNGLQCYSDANWAGCPATRRSTSAYCIFLG is encoded by the coding sequence ATGGCTATTCTTCTtctctatgttgatgatattctcCTTACTGCTTCTTCTAATTCTTTACTTAAGTCTTTAATTCAAACTCTTAAATCTGAATTTTCCATGAATGATTTAGGTTTAGTTACTTATTTTCTTGGTATTTCTATAGTTGCTCGCAATGGAGGTTATTTTCTTTGTCAGTCCAAGTATGTAAAAGACCTCCTTAGTCGTGTAAATTTGTTATCTTCAAAATCGGTTTCAACTCCTCTTTCTCCTAAGTCTCTACTTCATTCCGAagattctccttctttttctgATCCAACACTTTACCGAAGCCTTGTTGGTGGTCTCCAGTACTTAACTTTTATCCGTCCAGACATCGTTTTTGCTGTTAATCAAGTATCTCAATTTATGCATTCTCCTTTGGCCATTCATTATACTGTCGTCAAAAGAATTCTGCGATATTTGCAAGGTTCTGTGGATCATGGGTTATTTATTCCTGGTGGCTCTACTAACGGCTTACAATGTTACAGCGATGCAAACTGGGCTGGTTGCCCTGCCACTCgtcgatctacttcagcataCTGCATCTTTCTTGGTTAA